Genomic segment of Armatimonadota bacterium:
CGTGTAGAGCCACGCCCGCCCGGCACCGACAATATGAGGATACTCGACCGCCATATTCTGACCGAACTGATCGGGCCATTCGTATTCGGAGTTGCCGCGTTCACCAGCCTGATGTTTGCCGGGAAGGAACTCTTCCAGGTGACTCAGCTCCTGGCGGAGTACGGCGCTCCGCTCTGGCGGGCCGCTCAACTCGTCGCGCTGCACATACCGGGACTGATCGTGATCACGCTGCCGATGTCGATGCTGTTGGCGACACTGCTGGGATTCGGGCGGCTCTCGAGCGACAGTGAGACGGTGGCGCTGTTCGCCGGCGGGATCAGCATCTACAGGATCGTCGTGCCGGTGATCGCGATGGCGATTGTCGTCACCGGCGCGAGCTTCGTGCTCAACGAGTACGTCGCGCCCTACACGAACTCCGAGCACCAGCGCATCGTGCGGGAGATCAAGAGCACACCCAAGTCGAGCGACAAACCCTTCCTCGTGATTGACGCGCGAGACGGAGTAACCAAGAGCGTCTTCTACGTCCAGGGAGGTTACGATCTCGATTCGGGCACGCTCCGGAAGGTCGCTCTGATGCAGTACGCGGACAACAAACCGGCGGCCTTCATTTACGGAG
This window contains:
- a CDS encoding LptF/LptG family permease — protein: MRILDRHILTELIGPFVFGVAAFTSLMFAGKELFQVTQLLAEYGAPLWRAAQLVALHIPGLIVITLPMSMLLATLLGFGRLSSDSETVALFAGGISIYRIVVPVIAMAIVVTGASFVLNEYVAPYTNSEHQRIVREIKSTPKSSDKPFLVIDARDGVTKSVFYVQGGYDLDSGTLRKVALMQYADNKPAAFIYGEKAIWLGENNWEFRDGYSKTLGTKPTWLTEFHGTEVRQTRIDKTPEEIAMYQKRDDEMSFRELRGYIGMLSQHGAEVARYEVSLYQKIAMPLTTLVFALIGAPLGLRPHRSSSATGLGLSIVIIFGYWVLMHYMTILGRNAAVSPMTASFAPTAACAALGILLIIRAAK